Proteins encoded together in one Neobacillus sp. FSL H8-0543 window:
- the dnaN gene encoding DNA polymerase III subunit beta translates to MRFIIQRDRLVQSVQEVMKAVTSRTTIPILTGIKITATNEGVTLTGSDSDISIESFIPKEEAGDEIVEIKQTGSIVLQAKFFSEIVKKLPTDSVEIEVLNHLQTVIRSGKSEFNLNGLDAEEYPHLPQIEENNKFHIATDLLKTMIRQTFFAVSTSETRPILTGVNWKVEKGELTCIATDSHRLALRKAKIETELADTYNVVIPGKSLNELSKIIDDSNDLIDIVITENQILFKAKHLLFFSRLLEGNYPDTSRLIPSESKTDITVNTKDFLHAIDRASLLAREGRNNVVKFSTIEAGVIEISSNTPEVGKVVEEIQSQSIDGEDLKISFSAKYMMDALKALEGTDIKISFTGAMRPFLIRPLHDETTLQLILPVRTY, encoded by the coding sequence ATGCGATTTATTATTCAACGAGACCGTCTCGTTCAAAGTGTTCAAGAAGTTATGAAGGCTGTGACTTCAAGAACGACGATTCCTATTTTAACGGGGATTAAAATTACAGCTACAAACGAAGGGGTAACTTTAACAGGCAGTGATTCTGATATTTCGATTGAATCCTTTATTCCTAAAGAGGAAGCTGGGGATGAAATTGTTGAAATCAAACAAACAGGATCTATTGTCCTACAAGCTAAGTTCTTTAGTGAAATCGTTAAAAAGCTTCCTACTGATTCAGTAGAAATTGAAGTACTCAATCACTTACAAACCGTTATTCGCTCAGGAAAATCGGAATTCAACTTAAACGGTCTTGATGCAGAGGAGTACCCTCACCTTCCGCAGATTGAAGAAAATAATAAGTTTCATATTGCAACCGACCTGTTAAAAACCATGATCCGCCAGACATTTTTTGCCGTTTCCACTTCTGAAACACGCCCCATCTTGACAGGTGTAAACTGGAAGGTTGAAAAAGGTGAGTTAACCTGTATTGCAACAGATAGCCATCGTCTTGCACTCCGGAAGGCAAAGATTGAAACAGAACTTGCCGATACGTATAATGTGGTCATTCCAGGTAAGAGTTTGAACGAGTTAAGTAAGATTATTGATGATTCGAATGATCTAATCGATATCGTCATTACAGAAAATCAAATTTTATTTAAAGCGAAGCACTTATTATTTTTCTCTAGATTGTTAGAAGGTAACTATCCTGATACCTCAAGATTAATTCCGTCTGAAAGTAAAACAGACATTACTGTTAATACAAAAGATTTTCTTCATGCGATTGACCGTGCCTCTCTACTAGCTCGTGAAGGCAGAAACAATGTCGTAAAGTTTTCAACGATTGAAGCTGGCGTCATTGAAATTTCTTCAAATACTCCTGAGGTTGGAAAAGTAGTTGAAGAAATTCAAAGCCAATCCATTGATGGGGAAGATTTAAAAATTTCCTTTAGTGCAAAGTACATGATGGATGCTTTAAAAGCACTAGAAGGAACCGACATTAAGATTAGCTTTACTGGTGCGATGCGGCCCTTCCTTATTCGTCCCCTTCACGATGAAACAACTTTGCAATTGATCTTGCCTGTCAGAACGTATTAA
- the yaaA gene encoding S4 domain-containing protein YaaA, with the protein MPEKIKLNTEFITLGQFLKLAEVIQTGGMAKWFLSENDIFINGEQDQRRGRKLRAGDNVSIPGFGEFVITE; encoded by the coding sequence GTGCCAGAAAAAATTAAGCTAAATACTGAGTTTATTACATTAGGACAATTCCTCAAATTAGCTGAAGTCATTCAGACTGGTGGAATGGCTAAATGGTTTTTAAGTGAAAATGATATTTTTATAAATGGCGAACAGGATCAAAGAAGAGGCAGAAAGCTTCGTGCTGGGGATAATGTTTCAATACCCGGCTTTGGTGAGTTTGTAATTACCGAGTAA
- the recF gene encoding DNA replication/repair protein RecF: MYIEQLALKNYRNYDSVSIEFENKVNVILGENAQGKTNVMESIYVLAMAKSHRTTNDKDLIRWDQEYAKIDGRIQKQHSSLPLQLIISKKGKKAKFNHIEQRKLSQYVGNMNVVMFAPEDLNLVKGSPQVRRRFIDMEIGQVSPIYLHDMSQYQKILQQRNHFLKMMQIKKQTDQTMLEILTEQFIDMSVKIVKKRFEFLRLLQKWAEPIHNGISRGIEQLEITYKPSVDVLEDQELSKMKLSFEEKFNKLRIREIERGTTLFGPHRDDLQFLVNGRDVQTFGSQGQQRTTALSVKLAEIELIHSEIREYPILLLDDVLSELDDYRQSHLLNTIQGRVQTFVTTTSVDGIHHQTLKEASMFEVVSGQIEKVN; encoded by the coding sequence ATGTATATCGAGCAATTAGCTTTAAAAAATTACCGGAACTATGACAGCGTATCAATTGAATTTGAAAATAAAGTAAATGTGATTTTAGGTGAAAATGCCCAAGGTAAAACAAATGTGATGGAATCCATTTATGTTTTAGCTATGGCTAAATCCCACCGAACGACAAATGATAAAGACCTCATACGTTGGGACCAAGAGTATGCTAAAATAGATGGTAGGATTCAAAAACAACATAGTTCCCTGCCTTTACAGCTAATCATTTCAAAAAAAGGTAAAAAGGCAAAATTTAATCATATAGAACAACGGAAATTGAGCCAATATGTTGGAAATATGAACGTGGTAATGTTTGCGCCAGAGGATTTAAATCTAGTAAAAGGCAGTCCACAGGTAAGAAGACGTTTTATTGATATGGAAATAGGCCAGGTTTCGCCAATATACTTACATGATATGAGCCAATATCAAAAAATACTTCAACAACGCAATCATTTTTTAAAAATGATGCAGATAAAAAAGCAAACGGACCAAACCATGCTCGAAATACTTACCGAGCAATTTATTGACATGTCCGTTAAGATTGTTAAGAAGAGATTTGAATTCCTCAGACTGCTTCAGAAATGGGCAGAACCGATACATAATGGGATATCACGAGGGATTGAACAATTAGAAATAACCTATAAACCATCTGTGGATGTATTAGAAGATCAAGAATTGTCGAAAATGAAATTAAGTTTCGAGGAAAAATTTAATAAATTAAGAATAAGAGAAATCGAACGGGGAACCACCCTATTCGGCCCCCACAGAGACGATCTGCAATTTCTTGTAAATGGCAGGGATGTTCAAACGTTTGGTTCACAAGGTCAGCAACGAACAACAGCCCTTTCTGTTAAGCTTGCCGAAATTGAACTCATTCATTCTGAAATTCGCGAATATCCCATTTTACTGCTGGATGATGTCTTATCTGAATTAGATGATTACCGTCAGTCACATTTATTAAATACCATTCAAGGCAGAGTCCAAACCTTTGTCACCACAACAAGCGTTGATGGAATTCATCATCAAACACTAAAAGAAGCTTCGATGTTTGAAGTCGTTTCCGGCCAAATTGAGAAAGTAAATTGA
- a CDS encoding extracellular matrix/biofilm biosynthesis regulator RemA family protein, translated as MYIHIGEDLNIRAKDIIAILDKECVNSSELVEEFLKHHGERLINLSKNPFKSVVITYDKVFLSPISSGTLKRRSSQKYIQEC; from the coding sequence GTGTATATTCATATCGGGGAAGATTTAAATATCAGGGCAAAGGATATTATCGCTATCCTTGATAAAGAATGTGTGAATTCTTCAGAATTAGTAGAGGAATTCTTAAAACATCATGGGGAAAGGTTAATTAACCTTTCAAAAAACCCCTTTAAATCGGTCGTTATAACTTATGATAAAGTATTCTTATCCCCAATTTCTTCCGGAACTTTAAAGAGACGGTCAAGTCAAAAGTATATCCAAGAATGTTGA
- the gyrB gene encoding DNA topoisomerase (ATP-hydrolyzing) subunit B: protein MEQNIVHEDYGADQIQVLEGLEAVRKRPGMYIGSTSGKGLHHLVWEIVDNSIDEALAGYSDEINVIIEADNGITVKDNGRGIPVGIHEKTGRPALEVIMTVLHAGGKFGGGGYKVSGGLHGVGASVVNALSSVLEVYVHRDGNVHYQKFERGVPAADIKIIGTTEKTGTITHFKPDYQIFTETLEFEYEVLATRLRELAFLNRGIKITIEDKRVENKQNEYYYEGGIKSYVEHLNRTKEVIHDEPIFLEGERDGISIEVALQYNEGYTESIYSFANNIHTYEGGTHESGFKTGLTRVINDYARKNGIIKENDTNLSGEDVREGITAIVSIKHPNPQFEGQTKTKLGNSEVRTITDSLFSSHFDKFLLENPTVAKKVVEKGLMAARARLAAKKARELTRRKSALEVSSLPGKLADCSSKDPSISEMYIVEGDSAGGSAKQGRDRHFQAILPLRGKILNVEKARLDRILSNNEVRAMITAIGTGIGEEFDISKARYHKIVIMTDADVDGAHIRTLLLTFFYRYMRKIIEAGYVYIAQPPLYKVQQGKKIAYAYDQKELDQIFAELPSSPKPNIQRYKGLGEMNPEQLWETTMDPDSRTMLQVSLTDAIEADETFEMLMGDKVEPRRNFIDANAQYVQNLDV from the coding sequence ATGGAACAAAATATAGTCCATGAAGATTATGGTGCAGATCAAATACAGGTTTTAGAGGGACTTGAAGCTGTTAGAAAAAGACCAGGTATGTATATTGGTTCAACAAGCGGGAAAGGGCTTCATCACCTTGTTTGGGAAATTGTAGATAACAGTATTGACGAGGCTTTAGCGGGCTATAGCGACGAAATTAATGTTATTATCGAAGCAGATAATGGGATTACGGTTAAGGATAATGGGCGTGGTATTCCTGTTGGTATTCATGAAAAAACTGGTAGACCTGCTCTTGAAGTAATCATGACGGTTCTCCATGCCGGAGGAAAATTCGGTGGCGGCGGGTACAAAGTTTCCGGCGGACTTCATGGTGTTGGGGCTTCAGTTGTTAATGCCCTTTCCTCTGTTCTTGAGGTATATGTTCACAGGGATGGCAATGTTCACTATCAAAAGTTTGAACGCGGCGTACCAGCAGCCGATATAAAGATTATTGGCACAACTGAAAAAACAGGTACAATTACCCACTTTAAGCCAGATTATCAAATATTTACAGAAACCTTAGAGTTTGAATATGAAGTATTAGCTACTCGCCTTCGTGAGCTCGCCTTCCTTAATCGAGGAATTAAAATCACGATTGAAGATAAACGTGTCGAAAACAAACAAAATGAATACTACTATGAAGGCGGAATTAAATCGTATGTTGAACATTTAAACCGCACAAAAGAAGTCATTCATGACGAGCCGATTTTTCTTGAGGGTGAACGTGATGGGATCTCTATTGAAGTAGCACTCCAATATAATGAGGGCTATACAGAAAGCATCTACTCCTTTGCCAATAACATCCACACCTATGAAGGCGGAACGCATGAATCAGGCTTTAAGACTGGCTTAACGAGAGTAATAAATGATTATGCAAGAAAAAATGGAATTATTAAAGAGAATGATACAAACCTTTCTGGTGAGGATGTCCGTGAAGGAATCACTGCGATTGTTTCGATCAAACACCCGAACCCACAATTTGAAGGGCAAACAAAAACAAAGCTAGGCAATTCTGAGGTAAGAACGATAACGGATTCCCTCTTCTCCAGTCATTTCGACAAATTCCTTTTGGAAAACCCAACGGTTGCCAAAAAAGTTGTTGAAAAAGGCTTAATGGCAGCAAGAGCAAGGTTGGCTGCTAAAAAAGCTAGAGAATTGACACGCCGTAAAAGCGCCTTGGAAGTATCAAGCTTACCTGGGAAATTAGCCGATTGTTCTTCTAAAGACCCTTCAATAAGTGAGATGTATATCGTAGAGGGAGACTCTGCAGGAGGTTCTGCCAAGCAAGGCAGGGATCGCCATTTCCAGGCAATCCTTCCTTTAAGGGGAAAAATCCTTAATGTTGAGAAGGCTCGTTTGGATAGAATTCTCTCTAACAATGAAGTTAGGGCAATGATTACAGCTATCGGAACAGGAATTGGCGAAGAATTTGATATATCAAAGGCCCGTTATCATAAAATTGTTATTATGACGGATGCCGATGTGGATGGCGCACATATTCGGACACTTCTCCTGACATTCTTTTACCGTTATATGAGAAAGATTATAGAAGCGGGTTATGTTTATATTGCCCAGCCACCATTATATAAAGTTCAACAAGGTAAAAAAATAGCCTATGCATATGATCAAAAAGAGCTAGATCAAATATTTGCTGAACTGCCGAGTAGTCCAAAACCAAATATTCAACGTTATAAAGGTTTGGGAGAGATGAATCCTGAACAATTATGGGAAACAACAATGGATCCTGATTCTAGAACGATGCTCCAGGTTAGTTTAACAGATGCGATTGAAGCAGATGAAACCTTTGAAATGCTAATGGGTGACAAGGTAGAACCAAGGCGTAACTTCATCGATGCAAATGCACAATATGTACAGAACCTAGACGTGTAA
- the gyrA gene encoding DNA gyrase subunit A: protein MADTPNPQVKEINISQEMRTSFLDYAMSVIVSRALPDVRDGLKPVHRRILYALHDLGIHADKPYKKSARIVGDVIGKYHPHGDVAVYETMVRMAQDFNYRYMLVDGHGNFGSVDGDSAAAMRYTESRMSKISMELLRDINKDTIDFQDNYDGEEREPSVMPARFPNLLVNGSMGIAVGMATNIPPHQLGEIIDGVLAVSHDPDITIQELMEIIPGPDFPTGGIIVGRSGIRKAYETGRGSITIRGKVVIEQKSNGKEVIIVNELPYQVNKARLVEKIAELARDKKLEGITDLRDESDRKGMRIVIEVRKDANANVLLNNLYKQTAIQTSFGINTLALVNGQPKVLNLKQCLVYYLDHQVVVIRRRTEFELRKAEARAHILDGLRIALDNLDAVIRLIRSSRTTDVAREGLMTQFNLSEKQAQAILDMRLQRLTGLEREKIEEEYQNLVALIAELKAILADNEKVLEIIREELLEVKERFNDKRRTEIVTGGIENIEDEDLIPRENIVITLTHNGYIKRLPVSTYRAQKRGGRGIQGMGTNDDDFVEHLITPSTHDTILFFTNKGKVYRAKGYEVPEYSRTAKGLPIINLLGVEKGEWVNAIIPVDEFVDDWYLFFTTKEGISKRSPLTSFAHIRNNGLIALNLREEDELISVRLTDGTKDIIIGTKKGMLIRFPETDVRSMGRTATGVKGITLGHDDEVVGMEVLEVDNDILIVTKNGYGKRTPATEYRIQGRGGKGIKTCHITEKNGDLVSVRAVTGEEDIMLITTGGVLIRTDVGGISTMGRNTRGVKLINIKEDDNDHEYVATVAKVEKEEITEEANIINELPSEEEKEVEVEVTPSDEDQTNSTDEE, encoded by the coding sequence ATGGCTGATACACCAAATCCTCAAGTGAAAGAGATTAATATTAGTCAGGAAATGAGAACTTCCTTTCTTGACTATGCGATGAGTGTTATTGTTTCGCGTGCCCTTCCAGATGTCAGGGATGGCTTAAAACCAGTTCATCGCCGTATTCTATATGCTTTGCATGATTTAGGAATTCATGCGGACAAACCATATAAAAAGTCTGCACGTATCGTTGGTGATGTAATCGGTAAATATCACCCCCATGGGGATGTTGCCGTATATGAAACGATGGTACGGATGGCACAGGATTTTAACTATCGTTATATGCTTGTTGACGGTCATGGGAATTTTGGATCAGTAGATGGTGACTCCGCAGCAGCAATGCGTTATACAGAGTCTAGAATGTCCAAAATTTCTATGGAATTATTAAGAGATATTAATAAAGATACAATTGATTTTCAGGATAACTATGATGGTGAGGAAAGAGAGCCTTCGGTTATGCCAGCAAGATTCCCTAACCTATTAGTTAATGGTTCTATGGGTATTGCAGTTGGTATGGCTACCAATATCCCGCCACATCAACTTGGCGAGATTATTGATGGCGTATTAGCCGTTAGTCATGACCCAGATATTACGATTCAAGAGTTAATGGAAATTATTCCTGGACCTGATTTCCCTACTGGAGGGATCATCGTTGGCCGAAGTGGTATTCGTAAAGCTTACGAAACGGGCCGAGGGTCAATAACAATACGGGGAAAGGTTGTTATTGAACAAAAGTCAAATGGTAAAGAAGTTATTATTGTAAATGAGCTTCCTTACCAAGTAAATAAGGCTAGGTTGGTTGAAAAAATTGCTGAACTGGCCCGCGATAAAAAACTCGAAGGTATAACAGACCTACGAGATGAATCAGATCGTAAGGGGATGCGCATAGTCATCGAGGTTCGAAAAGATGCGAATGCCAATGTCCTCTTAAATAATCTATATAAACAAACGGCTATACAAACAAGTTTTGGGATAAATACATTAGCACTTGTTAATGGCCAGCCCAAAGTTTTAAATCTTAAGCAATGTTTAGTCTATTATTTAGACCATCAAGTTGTGGTTATTCGCAGAAGAACAGAATTTGAGTTGCGGAAAGCGGAAGCACGGGCACATATCTTGGACGGCTTAAGGATTGCACTAGATAATCTTGATGCAGTCATTAGATTAATTCGAAGCTCACGGACAACAGATGTTGCGCGTGAGGGCTTAATGACTCAATTTAATCTTTCTGAAAAGCAAGCCCAAGCGATTCTCGATATGCGTTTACAACGCTTAACTGGGTTAGAAAGAGAAAAAATTGAAGAAGAATATCAAAACTTAGTAGCGCTTATTGCAGAGTTAAAGGCAATCTTAGCTGATAATGAAAAAGTACTTGAAATTATCCGCGAGGAATTATTAGAGGTGAAGGAACGCTTTAATGATAAGCGCCGTACGGAAATCGTTACTGGCGGAATCGAGAATATTGAAGATGAGGACCTTATTCCTCGCGAAAACATCGTTATTACCTTAACTCATAATGGGTATATCAAACGTTTGCCGGTTTCTACTTATCGTGCACAAAAACGAGGTGGACGAGGAATCCAAGGAATGGGAACAAACGATGATGATTTCGTTGAACATCTAATTACTCCTTCAACCCACGATACCATTCTTTTCTTTACTAACAAAGGAAAGGTTTATCGGGCAAAAGGCTACGAAGTTCCTGAGTATAGCCGGACTGCTAAAGGATTGCCAATCATCAATCTCCTTGGAGTTGAAAAGGGAGAATGGGTAAATGCGATTATTCCAGTTGATGAGTTTGTTGATGATTGGTACCTATTCTTTACAACAAAAGAAGGTATTTCAAAGCGTTCACCATTAACGTCATTTGCACATATCAGAAATAATGGCTTAATTGCATTAAATCTCCGTGAAGAGGATGAACTCATATCCGTACGTCTAACAGATGGAACGAAGGATATCATTATTGGAACGAAGAAAGGTATGCTAATCCGTTTCCCTGAAACAGATGTAAGATCGATGGGAAGAACGGCAACAGGCGTCAAAGGGATTACGTTAGGCCATGATGATGAGGTTGTAGGTATGGAAGTACTAGAAGTAGATAATGACATACTTATTGTTACAAAGAACGGTTATGGTAAACGGACACCAGCCACAGAATATCGTATCCAAGGTAGAGGTGGTAAAGGTATTAAAACCTGCCATATTACTGAAAAAAATGGTGATCTTGTATCGGTAAGAGCTGTTACGGGTGAAGAGGATATAATGCTTATTACCACTGGTGGTGTTCTTATCCGTACCGATGTAGGTGGTATTTCCACGATGGGCCGAAATACACGCGGTGTAAAACTCATCAATATAAAAGAAGATGACAATGACCATGAATATGTGGCAACTGTTGCTAAAGTAGAAAAAGAAGAAATAACTGAAGAAGCCAATATTATTAATGAGTTACCTTCTGAAGAAGAAAAAGAAGTAGAAGTAGAAGTAACACCTTCTGACGAGGATCAAACTAATTCAACGGATGAAGAGTAA
- a CDS encoding YaaC family protein, producing MAIQFTGWKSYASFFSADYCQRFLNNNYKKRNLDNPEQKSYENCYAFLYYLEHGQIYYEQAEKSPLILKPILLFYGFVHLIKACILSIDPNYPESTSVLAHGVSTRKRKKQNYQFFQDEVKFQKNGLFPFISEKLFHMKQLEGDKASMEALLQLIPELDGLFVLNEGKNTFIQIYTHQDHMAIPENILDHYHMTEARFKEFLTSKSSNQIEFLNEGLLFQETPSSYKPCSPIKYNLETDSYVLPLKKDEFFLFPELLIHYLLLYNLSMIARYETEWWSELTKMMPNKDYPFIKSFLDITQQKGPYLIYQYLMNN from the coding sequence GTGGCTATTCAATTTACGGGCTGGAAAAGCTATGCAAGTTTTTTTTCTGCAGACTACTGCCAGCGATTTTTAAATAACAATTATAAAAAGCGAAACCTGGATAATCCAGAACAAAAAAGCTATGAAAACTGTTATGCCTTTCTCTACTATCTGGAGCATGGCCAAATTTATTATGAGCAGGCAGAAAAATCACCGCTTATCTTAAAGCCTATTCTTTTATTTTACGGTTTTGTACACTTAATAAAGGCATGCATTCTTTCTATTGACCCAAATTACCCAGAATCCACTTCTGTTTTGGCACATGGTGTATCAACAAGAAAGCGAAAAAAGCAAAATTACCAATTCTTTCAGGACGAAGTTAAGTTTCAAAAAAATGGACTTTTTCCTTTTATATCTGAAAAACTGTTTCATATGAAACAGTTAGAAGGTGATAAAGCTTCCATGGAGGCACTGCTCCAACTTATTCCAGAATTAGATGGCTTATTTGTCTTAAATGAAGGTAAAAATACATTTATACAAATATATACACACCAGGATCATATGGCAATACCAGAAAATATATTGGATCATTATCATATGACGGAGGCAAGATTTAAGGAGTTTCTTACTTCAAAATCAAGCAATCAAATTGAATTTTTAAATGAGGGGCTGCTGTTTCAAGAAACTCCTAGTTCTTACAAGCCATGTTCACCAATCAAATATAATCTTGAAACTGACTCTTATGTATTGCCACTCAAAAAGGATGAGTTTTTTCTCTTTCCTGAGCTATTGATACATTATTTATTACTATATAACTTAAGTATGATTGCACGATATGAAACGGAATGGTGGAGTGAACTAACGAAAATGATGCCCAATAAGGACTATCCATTTATCAAATCTTTCTTAGATATAACCCAGCAAAAAGGACCTTACTTAATTTATCAGTACTTAATGAATAATTAA